One Asterias rubens chromosome 8, eAstRub1.3, whole genome shotgun sequence genomic window, cCGGAACAAATTTATGTAGCAGAAAGTGCACATTGCACTCTGCCTTAAATCGTTTGACGACCTCGAAAACTAAACAGCCGTAGGTTGCACTCTTGATAATGCTGGCAAATGTTCAAGATAACAGCCCTACTCATTAGAAAAATACATGTTACACTTTCACCGGCTTGTGCAAAAGTGTTCAGACGAGCACGTGCGGTTTTACCTTTTGGTCATGGCCACCACACTCTAAGCAATGTCCGGGAGCCATCCGTGGAAGGAACCGGTAGACCTACCCGGGCTGCGTGGGGGAATTCCCCGCAATGAGTCCCTCTGAAGCGCCCGGAAGGGCTTCAACTAGATCAACATCCCGCCAAAAATGAGACTAACAGAGGGTAAACTTGGCAAACAATTGCGTTTAAAAGAACACTTAATTTCACttgttgaacattttgttctttcttttttaggTTGTTTTATTAAAACGAAAGTTTGTTGAGTCGAGGCCATCCAGgaaagggcaaaaaaaaaaaataataataataaatacaaaagtaTACACAAATATGGTCTAACCCATAACCGAAGTGTGAAGCACTGTATACCAAGGAGTCCACTTTCCCGagtactgtaaacaaaaatggatAGATAGTAAAATTAATAGTTTAGAACGTACAGATTCAAAGTAGATACTAAGTAATGGCATCGATAACATTAAAgtattatatagcgcacgtatttACTAACAAGTTACCCACCCTAAGTAAATACATTTTCACaaaaagataggttattgaaagtatgaattctgagacccaataacGAGACACATTAAGGGGTTTATAAggcacattcagcagccacagccaggaacagcCGGGGCGAACACCATCTGTTTTCGATAtcaaagtgcactgggttattttacatgcgttacacaacacacgagagcaacggctttacgtcccatccgaaggacgaagcaatggttaagtgtcttgcttaaactTGGACATGAGTTTCACGACTGAGACTCGAACACAAACTGTGCTGTTTAGAAACAGCAGAGTTTTAATTCGgtgttcttaaccgctcggccacgacacctccAAGGGAAAGTATTGCCATtattacatgtaaatacaaCAAGTGAAAAGGTGCGGTGCATGTCACATTACGAGGGTACACTGAAGAGTGTGAATTTCCCATGTGCACAACTACATGTGCAACAGCTTGAAACTAATTGTCTCATGTTTTACCCCTCAAAGAGTGCCCGAGGGGTACATACAAGTCAAACTACGCAGAGGTGAGTAAATGTACCCCCTGCCAGCCTCACTCAACCACGACGGCAGAGGGCAGCACATCTCTTTCGGCATGCGAGTGCTTGGAAGGATACTTTCGTGCAGAGGATAAAACATGCAAAGGTAAGATTGGATACGTTATCTATCTAGAATCTGAACTTTATAAAATCAAACACATGTTTTTTGTTGCCCTAAACCTTTTGTTGACAAATAAATCGCTGCGTCATGTTTCTCTCAATGCATGGAAGAATTTCGAGTGAGGCTTCCATGTTTGGGGGAATCATTGATTCAGTATTCATTAAAcgcttaattattttttttacaactctATTGCAAGAAAACCTTCAcaagtaaaacaacaaacttggaAATGAACGAACATACTTGTTCGACAAAACAGTGTTAACGGGTACACTGAATGAAATGATGAAAATCAATCTACAAACTACTACACAATCTAAGTTATAGTTCATAACTTAGATCATACtgattttcatgaaattgaaaCCAAAATAGGAGCCTTCTTAATACTTTTTGGGTTCtatcatttttcttttaaaatagttCAAAGGTGTCCACGATTTGTATCACTATCGAATGGTCGGATGAGACCGGATATCTGCGAGAACACCTACGAATCAGAGTGTTCGTTTGAATGCAACCTCGGCTACGAGCTGATCGACCCTGCCAACTCTGCCACACGCCGATGCAAAGCTGACGGATTTTGGTCAGGAAAACAAGCACAGTGTCAAAGTTAGTTCCGCCTAATTGGCTTCAATTTTTGgccgctaggtggcagcagactcaaaCAGCGCATCCTTTTTTAGCTTCATGATCCTTTTCGAAaacacggcttcggctttgaactcggctcaggctagcctggccccgcggttgttttgacaactgcgcgtgctttgcgtacgtgcccaaggcttcagacgagagaacagGGCCCGGAAGCCGAATCCAAACCCGAAGAAGCGGATTCGAAAATGGCCTTAGAAAAGTGTGCTTTGATCGTGCCGAGATGCACAGTCGTTGTCCCAGTGGTAAAATTAACGTGGGCTGAAGGATGATGTTTaacagagggcgccatcagAATTATGTAGTGCAAAATTCGCCGTATTGTGGACAGGATCTCCCGGGGAGGGGAgcagggtgggggggggggggggactgtgTCCGAATttacggctacagctatggctacgacAATTGCTAAGGGTGTTAATGAGGaagtcctatacctcaacgcatgatgacgcggcaATCAAGCCAGCCaccaatttggacacggccGCCAAGCTCAACTGCTATTtcgaaaagaagaaaaaaaacccgaaTATGATTTGCTTTTACTCTTACACcagtgtaggcctatgtattaGCGCTGTATCTCAGTCCTTTCCAGGGTgttgtgaaaacaaattaccCGACgattactcggtgggattcgaacccgcgaccTTTGTGTATTAATTAACTAAGATTTTGATATAATGATCATCAACTAATTTGGATGTATTGACCCCTATCCCACTCCCCACCCAGAGGTCAGCTGTGACGAGATCCCAACACCAACTGATGGCAGTAGGCTTTGTTTAAATCAAGATGAATTTCTCGGTGATGTCTACGGTTCTACTTGCAGGTAAGTTTCCAACAGAAAATACTTTTGTCTTTTGTGACCGTTGTCTGTCTTGTACGGAATTCCCCGAATACGgaatttctttctcgaaaactacgatacttcagagggagccgtttctcacaatgttttatattatcaacctctccccattactcattactaagtaaggttttaggccaataattattttgagtatttaccaatagtgtccactgcctttaaaggattttgatacctaacaaattaacaaattgaaattaaaatcaaataatttaaattgATTATAAAGAAGGAGGAAGGTGTTCGGCTGCAGCCGAAAAcctgttatttattttaacatatTATGATTACGTTTGAGTGAACCAGGTGCGTACGGTGCTCCAGAAGTGCCAAACTAAATGTGTTGAGTTAATGGaatgaaatacaattttaaCAACATAATGTTGTTAGCTCAATACAATGACATGACATTCCGGAGCTCCGTATGAGACAAGAAGCAGGAGTTATTTATGAGCAAAGTCTTCGTTTGATTTTTATATGGACAGCTTTTCGTGTAAAGATGGCTTCAACGAGGTCGGGGATAGAGAACGTGAATGCACTGAGTCTGGAGAGTGGTCCGGGGTACCCTTTTCATGCAAAGGTAAGGCGGAGTGGCAGGAGattatgtgcccccccccccagatttTGCCCCACACACGGGGAACTGTGTACAAGCTTCTCAtgagagcgccctcttttggaaTCAACCTCCATTGGCCCATACTGGGCGACAGAATCTCCAAGGACAAGTTTCCCCGGACAAAAGACATAAGAAGACATTCGAAACTTGATTAATCTCCAAAAAGAAGAATTCGGCACTACCTTATAAgtaaggtttgctgtaacaccataaTAATCTCTTGGGTgtagttctcaaaagaaccgttggtaccaactcgacgtttcgatcagtatgctcggatcgtcttctggagaaagaagTTGTAAAAACTGTTGTAAATATAATACACTGAAGTTGTAAATACTGATAATGCTCGTATAAACACGATGGGGGAATGGGCAAATTCCATTCTCGACTTTGAAAGGGTAAAGTGATACAAAATGAGTGTAAATGTTGATATTGTTTCCCTGTATTTTGTCTTTCTCCAGCTATTACGTGCCCCACTTTGCCCTCCTTACGTAATGGCTACATTGTACCCGCAAAGTGTGGAGAGAAGCGGCAAAAGGTGAAGCTAGCCTGTGCGTTTAGCTGCGAGGATGGGTATAGACTACAGGGCCCTTTGACCAAACAGTGTCAGACCACTGGAAACTGGTCCTCAGACGAACAGGTCGCGTGTGTTGGTAAGGATTTCAGTACATGAGCCTCCCTTTAATCAAAATTTTTcctttactcaaaataataagttgcaaaaaactttacttggtaacgagtaatggagagctattgatagtataaaacactgtgagaaacggctccctctgaagtaacgtagttttcgagaaagaagtaattttccacgaatttgatttcgagacctcagaattagattttgaggtctcgaaatcaagcatctaaaggcacacaacttcgtgtgataagggtgttttttctttacctcgcagcttcgacggccaattgagttcaaatgttcacaggtttataattttatgcatatactgTTGAGATATGAACATTAAATAGGTCACCATTGGGCTCTTCTGGTGCTATTTTGCTAACAATGGCAAATTTTTTAGGTGCtcatttgttaattttatttattttctagaTGCCATCCCTCCTGAAATAACCTGCCCAGATTCAATTGATAAAGAAGCCGAACCTGGACTTTCGTCGGCCGAGGTCACGTGGGACATGCCAGTCTACAGTGATAATCTAGACGGCACTGACGCCCTCACCGTCACCGTTCATCCAGCCGGACTCAAACCATCTCATCGATTTGAAATTGGATCTGTTCGTGTACGGTACACTGTTACGGACACCGCTGGCTTGAGTGCGGAGTGTTACTTTAAAGTGGTTATTCTAGGTAAGTTTGAGAACAGGAAGCGCCAACACCGACTCCTGAGATATCAAgcgtaacaacaacaacatcaatgaCGAACATTAGCCTACACCAAGTGGTGAAGCCGTAGTCACAGTCAATTTAATGTCTTGTTACACGGATACCCAGTTGTTTTTAAAGCACCTCCCTCCATATATCCACTGACGGTCCTGAAgttaaattaaatgttttcctgtTTCTGTTTAGACAAACAACCACCCACGGTAGAAAACTGCCCAGACGAAATGCATGAAACGTCATCTGACAAGATAAGCGCCGTGACCTGGGATGAACCACAGTTTACTGACAACTCTAAAGGGGATCTCATTTTAACTCAAGTAAGACACAGCTTATGTATTTAGTTTTGGGGCAGGTGGTTTTTACTGACGGTATTCAgtaaaagcacacacaaatttgctgtCCTTATAACACTATGTTGTAATAATAAAAGCAACAGAAAATTTGGTGTAAAAAGCGTATTTTCCCAGATATACAAAGAAGAACCAAATCCTTTCGAAGTTTTTAAGCTCATTCTGAACTGACGAATTGGGATGGAGTGCCCGATAGATTGTGATACCAAACTGTATATTGCTCATTTTTAGGTGTTCAGCTAACAGCCGAACacctattttattttgtcttcttcgtCATCAGCAGTCTAGAAACAGTTCAAAATACACCTTTACCTGACGTGAAGGGGAAGTTTTTGATATTTACTTTTATGCCGAATAAACATTGTGATGCTAGGAAAGTAAATAATTGATGGCGACACACGGGTGATTTCAGTGCAATAGGATAGCCCGGCCATGATGTTGCTTTGCACGAGGATAACGACATGGGGTTAGGGTTATTCtcttccatttttttaaaacttgctGAAACTCACTTATTTAACTCCAAATACACTTAGCTTGTAACATGTCtcagattattcattgtataatttgtctttgtattctatatcttttgttgtttatgtgttttgcattttttttttgcgcctcggaatagggtctcgtacactagatagatgccgcattataaatgcattgttattattattatcatttagtAATCATTGCCTCGATCAGATTTTCAtaataatttcaaacaaatctaaaacTGTGTGcgaattgattgattgaattccAATCAATATGACAAGCCCTTAAATCTAGCGAGTATAGCGCTGTATAGGGCCTATGCATATTTTTTTGCCATTTTGATTTCAGACACATCATCCTGACGTGGAGCTAACTTGGGGAGCACATATCGTGACGTATACAGCAACAGACGCTGCCGGATTGGAGTCCGAATGCCGATTCAGAATTCGTATCGGTCGTAAGTTTAAAATAaccaagaaaacaacaaacaaaacttaacaGGAACAacaatagcaaaaaaaaaacgaacaacaGCAGTGATAATCAATTATTTCCTTGGTTAAATTACACAAAAATCTTACaaaaaatatcaatattaattttggtttttacccatacaccgatgtgtgttagcactgtatactcagtactttcccgagtcctgtgaaaaaatatcacaggcatgttactcgggtgggattcgaccccacgacccttgcaattctagagcagtgtcttaccaactagactaccgagattgcccggcagctagaggcagttcgaatcctatgttttggcagcgggtaccgcaacgatataatagatgttaaatttgcatcggggataaagaatattaattttggtttttacccatacaccgatgtgtgttagcactgtatactcagtacttttccgagtcctgtgaaaaaaatatcacaggcatgttactcgggtgggattcgaacccacgacccttgcaattgtagaccagtgtcttaccaacgagaataccgagattgcccggcagctagaggcagttcgaatcctatgttttggcagcaacaaacaaaagagaacaaaacaaaaaccgacATCACAATAACAATGATGatcatattttgtttacatgaaAATTACGCTATTTCTTACAttctgtataggcctacataacaATTTAATACAAATACACAGCTGATTTGCCTCTATATGGTTTGAAGATCTCGCTCGagaatttttgttcttttacaaGTTTCAGATTTGCAAAACATTGTTTCCTAATTAATGCAAACTTTGTTTACTTATTCCATTGCAGCTTCGACTTGCACAAATTACCCAGATCCACGTAATGGGGCGAGGGCATGTGACCAGTGGTTGTTCGGATCGTTCTGTCGTGTCTACTGCAACCAGGCCTACGAGTTTGCAGAGAAGCCGGCCGCGTGGTACATGTGTGGCAGGGGAAAATGGACCACCAGTCCATTCGGGTTCTCCATACCATGGCCGGATTGTTCAGGTTAGTCAACATTATACATGGAAGGTCCAAAAACTGAAGATCTTGATTTGGCAGGttagtcgaaacgtcgagtgTGTGCAGTAGCGGCAAGTGTGGTTTACACATCTATTTGTTTTGAGGATACTCTTTAAGATGGTCGTTTGTTTGAAAAAGTGGAATTGATATTGAAGAGCATCTTCCATTTCAACGGCTGCATTCGAGCCTATAGGCCCTTCGAAAGAATGCGTTTCCTTCATCAGtctttctgatttttttttgttaagaaaAACATGATCCAAGTGGAGTTCGACTGGGTATGGAGACGCAGTACTATGCCGGAGACTGCACAAATGAAAAGACAAGACTAAGAATCCGAGAAGCTTTTGTTGATGACTTCAGGAAGAGTATGATTGGTAGACGTGGTGGGTGTATGGGAGAAAACTACTGTTTGTGAGTATTAAGGTCAAAACTAAcagtaattgtaaaagaccagtcttcccacttggtgtattccaaaaaaatatgcatgaaataacaaacctgtaaaaaattgggctcagttggtcctcggagttgcgagataacgatgaaagaaaaaaaacaacacccttgtcacaaaaggttgtgtgatttcagacgcttgatttccagacccaaaagtactcctttctcgaaaactacgttacatcagagggagccgtttctcacaattattttatactattaacagctctccattactctaTACACACCAAGTatgttttctgctaataattattttgagtaactaccaatactgtccagtagCTTTTATTCAAATGGAACGTTTCAGGGTGGAGGAAGTGACAGTATACTGCGGTGAGATAGACGAAGACGAAGACGAAGGTAGGAGAAGGCGGCGAAGTGCCGACACTACAGGACTAAACTACACAGTGACAATTGACTTTACTGTCTCTACACAAATACGATCACCGGTAAATCAATTATTACTTATCCATAACGTAAACGACTTTGAAATGATTGACGACAAACCAAAGAAAGCATCAGTTGAAATGCCAAATCAAAATGAGATACTTCGTATCAACTGGAGTAAGACCAACAGGGCAAACCAAACACATTAGACATTCTAAAAGTTCCATCTATGCTCCTAGTAAAAAACAATATGGAAGGATATGATCGACCCAACTGgtcaaaatatttatctttACAAGATCGGGTAAGTATACGAGCATCatcaacttttaattttagtCAGAAAGCTGACTGAATATGTTCATACTAAAACCATTTTtccctgtgaaatatttcctctgaaatgaagttgtATCCGAGAaaaatgtatctgaaaacctaCCAAACAAcccacaaaacaaacaagaaaacacgGAATGTATGCGCAGTGAAGTGACATTATGTTTGCCATGAAAATTAGCaaagatgggattcgaaccagggtatggagacattttttttctcacactttgtttcatttgtttcaggACAAGGGACAACACAAAGCTCAGCTTGAGAATGCCACACAAACACTTGAGGAAATCAAGGGCAACTTCGCCAAACTCGCAGGGGCTGGTCAACTACATCTCGTTGTCGACAACCAGACACTTCCGGTCGTTGAGGGCTCATTCTCTGCCAATCGAACCGTACCGCTCTGTCAAACAGGGTCGATGTTGCTGGACACAGAAGAATGCAGTGAGTATATGACACGAAGGCGACGCGACACTGACAATGACGACGACCTCGACATACAGTCGCCATTATAAGGTGTCGTTGCATTATCAGTAAAAGGGTTGAAAAAATGTTGCGCTAAACAAAGtgatgttaccacaaacctttaaGAAGTTAAGGATTTGAAACCtgctttcttttcagaaccatccgaactcaattagagattttcattacatggtgtcaccgcaaacctatATCAGCTTAGGATTTAACATGTGACTCTTCCTTAGCCAACTGTGCCTTTGGTTGTGTATGGCAAACATGGGTCCATAGGTGCATAGTATATAGTGAAGCTGCACCTGCAGCCCGTAGGTTTTTTTAACATGTGACGTATATTGACTCCAATCCGCAGTCAACTGTGCCGTGGGTTCTTACTTGGAGACGGCAGCTCATGAATGTAGAGTCTGCGAGGAGGGCACGTACCAGGATGAGGAAGGACAGGACTACTGCAAGAATTGCCCGTCCGGTACCTGGACTGCAGGCACACAGGCCAAGGACATCAGTGAATGCCGAAGTATGTAACCAGactattttattaatattttgtggtGAAGAAACCGAGGAACTTGGGTATTctaggtggcggcagacttaccaagtataTCCATTTTTCTTGGAAATGTGAGCATTCTAAGAATTACGTGTCATGGAAaattacctggtaggtctgctgccacctagcgttcaaaggTCTCCCATTCCCTACGCTGTAAGTCTGCATAAGATGTTAACTAAAGGAAAACACAAAAGGGGTCAAACTAGCAAGAGTGGATCACCCTACATGGGATGGTCTTCTTCGAGGTGAGATTCGAACAAGGTCCACAGAGGCCAGAAATGAGGTAGGGGAGGAAATAAGAAGAGAGACAGACGATAGATGAGCCCGAGTACAAAGATTAGTAAGTAGAGTataggttcgagtcccggtcttgactcTTGGGTCCTTAAACAAGGCACTTGctccattattgcttcgtccttcggaagGGGCGTAAAGCCGTatgtcccgtgtgttgtgtaatgcacgtgaAAGAACCCAAATCGCAacgagaaggggtttgcccctgtTGTTTGGGGTTGCTGACGCTGGTGTAATAAAGCGATTTATATAAAAACCAAGTTGTAGTATAACGTTTTCGAATCCAATAAAGACTCGCATACGTTACAGTGTGAACTTGTTTTAAGGCTGGCAAATCACAACTCAATGATTTATCCACTCGACGTTTAATTACAGCACAGTGTAACCCCGGTACGTTTTCTCCATCCGGGCTATCAACGTGCAAACCGTGTCCAATAGGCTCCTACCAACATGGCTTCAAAAAACACGCCTGCATACCATGCAGAGAGGGTACAACTACGTCCGCAAAAGGGACCAGTTCATCGAGGAACTGCAGAGGCAAGTCTAACAATAAATGTTCGACAACTTTAATGTTTGACTACTTTAATGTTCGACAACTTAAACGTTCGACGACTTTTATGTTCGACTACCCTAATGTTCGACTTCTTGGTGATAACTTGACATGCAGCGTTTTCTAACTCTTCTGATGTGACATGCTTTATTAACTGTCTATTTTTAGTAGTTTTCAAAGCTCATATTTAATTATTGCTCATCTATAACTCATCAATGATTTGACCCAACAGCTGTTTGCAGTCCAGGGAAGTATAGCGTTACCGGACTACGTCCATGTAAGCCTTGCCCTATGGGAATGTATCAGCCAGAACAGCATCAAACTGAATGTCTACCGTGCCCAGACAACAAAATGACAACcgatgagggcgctatatcagaGTCCGAGTGCAGAGGTACTGACTCTATCATCAATTTTGTAAAGTCATCGATCAGcctaaaaataatgttcattgtTGGTcaagaga contains:
- the LOC117293902 gene encoding sushi, von Willebrand factor type A, EGF and pentraxin domain-containing protein 1-like; translated protein: MTSYVALSFLLLLIPTLTCQQDPGGIMDSKLREVHLHRKTDLIFLLDNSGSIGEADFDIQLLFVKSLLIEFSISPKDTRVAVVSYNEQVTRHIDYISHDPDNKCSFLSKVKSEVKYKGGSATNIKLALQDASDIFENSQRGGEEDVKKVLILLSDGVSNTGGSPVDEAKQLRQDGVAIYTIGVGLFDRSQLQLIASTQYHFFIFYNFEDFKRLALRIRGDPKDNQFDALVDQSLCNGLCTKAGGCCHEHARCTCSLVGGRHGCVCGPGYFGLKGLHNCEECPRGTYKSNYAEVSKCTPCQPHSTTTAEGSTSLSACECLEGYFRAEDKTCKVQRCPRFVSLSNGRMRPDICENTYESECSFECNLGYELIDPANSATRRCKADGFWSGKQAQCQKVSCDEIPTPTDGSRLCLNQDEFLGDVYGSTCSFSCKDGFNEVGDRERECTESGEWSGVPFSCKAITCPTLPSLRNGYIVPAKCGEKRQKVKLACAFSCEDGYRLQGPLTKQCQTTGNWSSDEQVACVDAIPPEITCPDSIDKEAEPGLSSAEVTWDMPVYSDNLDGTDALTVTVHPAGLKPSHRFEIGSVRVRYTVTDTAGLSAECYFKVVILDKQPPTVENCPDEMHETSSDKISAVTWDEPQFTDNSKGDLILTQTHHPDVELTWGAHIVTYTATDAAGLESECRFRIRIGPSTCTNYPDPRNGARACDQWLFGSFCRVYCNQAYEFAEKPAAWYMCGRGKWTTSPFGFSIPWPDCSEKHDPSGVRLGMETQYYAGDCTNEKTRLRIREAFVDDFRKSMIGRRGGCMGENYCLVEEVTVYCGEIDEDEDEGRRRRRSADTTGLNYTVTIDFTVSTQIRSPDKGQHKAQLENATQTLEEIKGNFAKLAGAGQLHLVVDNQTLPVVEGSFSANRTVPLCQTGSMLLDTEECINCAVGSYLETAAHECRVCEEGTYQDEEGQDYCKNCPSGTWTAGTQAKDISECRTQCNPGTFSPSGLSTCKPCPIGSYQHGFKKHACIPCREGTTTSAKGTSSSRNCRAVCSPGKYSVTGLRPCKPCPMGMYQPEQHQTECLPCPDNKMTTDEGAISESECRDIDACESAPCQNGGLCVRDGASFYCGCPPGFAGSLCEIEVDECASQPCFFQATCVDQVNGFACVCVSGYEGALCAVEINECLSHPCQNEAKCRDQIARLECDCVDGFTGPFCETPPDRCASQPCLNGAVCTQTPSTFHCQCQAGYKGAKCEIDIDECYGRPCQNGASCIDLPGSYQCACVPGYEGVNCEVDINECLGHPCANGATCRDVINGYQCMCLPGTAGRLCETEMSQEFYLSFDTSSTSEFSLVERDRSELRAVTLSMWIRSSDTTNMGTPFSYAAKRTTNGSVDIIDNALTVTDCASLKIYMNGRAFYTDVAINTGYWTSLVFTWSSQVGDWSLYMNGSVAATGVGFIGEPIPGEGVFALGQEQDSLGGSFSSRESFIGDIYKMDLWDAVLSESDISTISRNCFDGHGNILAWSDFLEGLEGDTLVPQPTTDGHEIPVCTSI